The DNA sequence TGCCCGGCCGCGTCGGTCGATTGATTCGAAAGAGAAGAACGTCGGTAATACAAGTGGCGAACGCGCCCGCCGCCCTAAAATAGTCACGTCGATGTTGCGGAACTTTTGAATGAGGCACGTGCCGTTGACGACACTCGGCATCCCTCCTACGATCCGTGCAAATTGTTGACACAGTTGTTCTAATGTACTCATTAACCGTATCCTCCTTATTTTTGTCGTGTTCAAAAATGACAGGGATTATTTTGAACACTTTTATAACAAGTAATGGTATATTGTATGGCAATACATAAGATTGGAAACGGCAGCTATAACAGAATAATAGATTGTGTGTACAAACTAGGAAAATAGCGGCTATACTCGTCGAGTGGCAGTTAACCTCCGCCGTTAACGAGTTACGAGTGTCGTTGTTATGCTTGACCCGTCGAGCAGCAATTGGGCCGTTTTTTTGGCTAAGCGATCCGCTTGTACAAAAACGTCGGGTTTGTATTGGAAGCGGAATTGTGCTTTTATAGTCGGAGGTTACTTATTATCACCACATTGTCGTCGGTAACGAGCCACAAGCGGCTGATTTGAAGATCGTCAACATATTGGAACGGGATGATGTATGTGTGACGCAAGACTGGGGCTTAGCCGCAGTTGCCCTCGGTAAACACGCGGACGTGTTGCATCCGGACGGGTGGCAATTTCGCCCCAAGACAATTGATTTCAAACTGGAGGAGCGGGACGCCAAAGCGAAGTTGCGCCGCAGCGGCGGTCGTACGAAAGGCCCGAAAAAAAAGAGGCAGTAAGGACGATCGCCGCTTTGCTGAACGTTTGGAAAATGTACTTGTGCATAACATAAAAAGAGCCGACGAGGCGAGTGAATAGCCATTTAAGGTTACATCAAAGGGAATCCCCTAACGCGAGCCCGATACGCGCGTTAGGGAAATAGTTTTGATAGGCAGTCGGTCGTCATGTTGGGTAGAGACGCGATTCAATAACGGCAGCGGCGCCAGCTACAGCGAGGACGACGAGTAGTGGAAAGGAAGCCGGGAGGAGGGCGTATAAGGCCACGGTGAAAAGAGAGGACCAAACGCCGACACACCAGTGACAGCTTAGTATAAGCCCGACTTTGTAACGCCAACCGCGCCCTTTTATATCGATTTTGCGCACGATCTGGCCTGTGTCGTCAGGCTCATATGTGACGGATAAAAACGGGGCTCGCAAAAAAGACGTAATTTCGTCAAACACAATTAAGTGTGTGAGACGAAAAGAAGCGAGTACGAGTACCGTTAAGTGTAACCACGATATGTCTAACATGGTACGCCTCCAATACTAAAAAGTAATCGCTACCGCGTTATGAGCCGGAAACTTTAGCTGTTGCTCGCGAAAGTAGACCATTCCGCGAATCGTGACCGCCCCTCCTTCTGCCGGCTTACTAATGGCGAACTGAAAATTGCGGACTGCTTCCGACTGCTGCGGAGGGATCTGCGTGGCGCGGGTAGGCTTTAGCCAGTACTCTCCGCGCGTTTTTGCTTGTTTGAACCAATCTTCATCAAGGAATTGCCAACCAGTCACGCCATCGCCGTCGTGAACGCCGGTTGTCGCAACTATGTTTGGGGGGAGTATTTGCCCACCGAGCTGTGCGTTATCTGGTGGCGAGACGAGGAGACAGATGACAGGATCGTGCAAGTCGATCGTTCCGCTGTTTTTAATGTAGAGATTGCCGAGGATCAGGTACTCATTTTCAGACGCATCGGTCACGAAGACGTTGTAGTCGAAAAAAACTTCTGTTTGTGCCGTCGGTGCCGGCGTCGGGTCTCCCATTGCAGATATTGGATTGGTAGTTGCGGGTATGTGGTCAGTTGCTGTGGAAAGACGATCCACAGTGTCACTAACGGTTTCGGAAGCCTCGGGAATAGGGTCAGTAGTCGTAGCAGTGCGTGACATGTAATGTGGTACGAGAAGAAAAAGTGCAGACAACGGGTTACCTCCGTGAAAGTAGCGTAAAATAGCTGTCGTCGTTGCAACTGCTATTTTTTGTTGGAGAACGTCTATCATACGGTCGGTTTCGTTAATTGGAAGCATGCATTGGACGTGTAGAACAGGGACTTGACTCTGTGCCTGTGTAGGTTCACCTTCCATTTTTTTTAATTGTACACGCCATCCCGATTCTGTTAACTCCTGTAGAAACGCATGAGCCAGTCGTTTATGGTGAACAGCGGAATCGTGGAAAATCGTCACTTGCGGAGAATGACTCCCATCGTCAAGATTTAGCTCATAACGCACGTAGAGATCGCAATCGGGGGGAAGGTCGTCATCTTCCTTTAGAACGGCGGCCTTTGCTCCTAAATGAGCGAGATGTTTGGCGACTTCATGCCCATACAACCTGTTTGTCGGTGTGGATCTATCGGCAGTGGAAGCTTGTAGAACAATCTTTTTCCCGAACAAGCCTGTCGTTATGTACAGGTTACGATTTTCCGCCTCCCAGTGCATGCCGACACCCCCTTGTTTACATAGTTGACGAAGGAGGGGGAGGTGGGCGTCTGGTACCGTCCCACTTGCTTTGTCATTGACGTATACGCGTGTATTCATATCATGAATGACCTCCCAGGCAATTTCGAGTATTGTATGACTGGCTAGAAAAAATGGTGACATTGTTCGCGGCGCATGTCGCGATCGAGCACTGAAAGAGGATATCGGCAGAATTATATAATAGATACAACGTGTTGTGGTCAACCTATCGCGCGTACTGATACCGCAACAATTATCGCGGTTCGCCTATTGGGAAAAGAGATTGTTTTATCAATCGAAGGGCTCTTTCCCAGGCAAACCTCTGCTTTCTACCATAGAGTATAAGTAGAAGTTCAAACAAAGAGGTATGATAGTGGAAAAAATCGTTAAAACACGGCGGTCATTCAGACGTCATTCGACTCTAACAATGCGCACATTGAGGTCGCCAATTTAGATGTTTTTTTGGTTCTAACGGCACGACGTGCGTTCGGCTCTTCTAGTTACTCACACAATTCCTTCCGAATAAGCTATTCGACTAAGACAAATCCACTTTTCCCTTCGTAATATATTTTGCGGTGAAATATAAGATCAGGAGGTTTACAGATGAGTAAAGTTAAACCTATAAGCGGTGCTCAACAACCATTACCGCCGTTGCCGCCTAACGACGTGCAAGAGGAATGTATTTGCGTTCCAAAGGTATACGATTGGGTGCTCGACGTCAGCCAAGCCACAAATAAATTCCCAGTTCCCGATGATTGTCTGGCTGCGGTAGAAGAAGCGATTGCAAACGGGCAAGCGATTGATGTAACGTGTACATCGCCGGCTGTCCCACCAGTATTTCCGATTAGCTGCGCATCGACCCCGCCGACGCCGGGCCAACCGAACTGTCGCGTTATTCGCATTACCCGTACGACTATTACGGTCAATGGCACCCAGGTGCCAGTGGCGGTTGTTCGCTTAAGCTTCACCTTTACGGTCACAGTGGAGATTTTTGCCGACGGCGTGTCTATTTGCGCACCGTTCCCGGTAAATATTAGCGTCCCAACCCAAGTCGTTCTCTGCCTGCCCGAACCGTTAGACGAGAACAACATCATTTGCCGCATCACCCAAATAACGTGTGATTCGACAGGGGAAATTTTCGACGGACTAGTAGAACTAGAAGTGACGGTCTGTGCGGAGATTCAAGTTGAAGCAGAAGTGAAGTTGGCCGTACTCGCGAAGTTTTGCCAGCCGCGTCCGCCGATTCCCGTGCCGACACCAGCCGTTCCTTGTCCGACGATCGACTTCCCGCCACAGTGCCCAGAGCTTTTCCCCCGTCCAAACTGCGAATGTCAAGGGGAAGTTGTCGCTACGTCGGTCGGTGTAGGGGTCACGTTGAACCTTGGAGCAGGCGCAGTGACGGAATTTGGCGACCTCATTATTAACGCCAACATTTGTCCTGCTTGTACGCTTTCCCGCAGTGCGCTCACGTTGCAGTTTAACCAAATTACGACTCCGCCCTACACACCGCCACCGACAGAGAATAACAGTTTCACCTTTACTGCGACGTCCTTTAACGAACCAGCCCCTTGTGTCGACAATTTAGAACTAACAGTGACCGGTATGGGGTTAGTCAGCTTTTCGAACGGTACGCAGCAACAAGTTGCGTTTACACTTGTCCTCGTTCAGACGCCCTTAGGTTTGCCTGACACGTACGCGATCACGCTCGTAAACACGATCACTGGCGTGACGCTCTTCGCTAGCGGTTCCGTTACCGTTCCCGCTGGGCAATTAGTTGTTCGCCACTGTGCACAGTTTCCGCCGACCACCTAATAAGATTGAAGCGAGGGACGTAAATGTTTTTGAAAAAGCTGTTGACTGTTCATTTAAGTTGACAGCTTATTTTGTGTACCTACTGAGCGGTGACTTAAGTGGCCAAAGGAGGGAGAGGGCGTGAACGAACGGAAATTTTTGTTCGTCACTTGTGTCAACGATGAAGCGATGTATGCACGGTGCTTAAAGCATTTGGATCAGTTGACCGTTCCGGACGGGTACGCACTCGAACGACTGCCGATTCGCAGGGCAGCGAGTATGGCCGCGGGGTACAACGCGGCGCTCGCCAACGACGCCAAGTACAAAATTTATTTGCATCAAGATGTGTTTGTGTTGCGGCCATCTTTTTTACACGATCTGTTAACGTTGTTTCAAGGGAATGAGGCGCTCGGGTTATTGGGAATGGTCGGCTGTAAACAGCTCCCTCCGAACGGTATGTGGTGGGCAGGCAACGATCTGTTCGGTAAAGTGATTGGTTATCAGCGCGACACGTACTATCATCATAAGTTTCGCGAGGTTCGGGGCAGTTGGGAGTCCGTAGCGGCGGTCGACGGGTTACTCATGGCTACGCAGTACGATGTGCCATGGCGTGACGACATCTTTACCGGGTTTCACTTTTACGACGTGTCGCAAGCACAGGAGTTTATAAACCGCGGCTTTGCGGTAGGCGTGCCGCAGCAACGCGATCCGTGGTGCTTGCATTACCATAAAAACCACCAGCTCGACCACGTGTACCACCAATACCGACAGCTATTTATTGAACACTACCGATCGTAAGAAAAATAGGCGATGTAACTTTAAGGACGTAAAATCTCTAACGAAGAGCGCAAGCATAACGTTTATAGGAGGCGAACACCATGTCGAAACAGAGCGATATAGGACTGAATTTATATGAACAAAAGAATAAATACTATTATTCGGGGAGTAACCCGCTCATTTTAAAAAGAATCAAGCCCGGGGCGACGACAGTCCTCGACGTCGGATGCGCCGAAGGCAATTTAGGCGCGGCTATTCGGAAACAGGGCGTTCGCGTCTACGGCCTCGAGCTGTTTCCGGCAGCAGCCGAAGAAGCGGCCAAAAAACTAGACCACGTGTTGTGCGGCGACATTGAGACGATCGACTTACCGTACAAAGAACAGCAGTTTGACCACATTACGTTTGGGGACGTCCTTGAACATTTGAAAGATCCTTGGGCTGTGTTGCGTAAAGTCAAACCCTT is a window from the Numidum massiliense genome containing:
- a CDS encoding BMQ_0737 family morphogenetic spore coat protein → MSKVKPISGAQQPLPPLPPNDVQEECICVPKVYDWVLDVSQATNKFPVPDDCLAAVEEAIANGQAIDVTCTSPAVPPVFPISCASTPPTPGQPNCRVIRITRTTITVNGTQVPVAVVRLSFTFTVTVEIFADGVSICAPFPVNISVPTQVVLCLPEPLDENNIICRITQITCDSTGEIFDGLVELEVTVCAEIQVEAEVKLAVLAKFCQPRPPIPVPTPAVPCPTIDFPPQCPELFPRPNCECQGEVVATSVGVGVTLNLGAGAVTEFGDLIINANICPACTLSRSALTLQFNQITTPPYTPPPTENNSFTFTATSFNEPAPCVDNLELTVTGMGLVSFSNGTQQQVAFTLVLVQTPLGLPDTYAITLVNTITGVTLFASGSVTVPAGQLVVRHCAQFPPTT
- a CDS encoding glycosyltransferase family protein, translating into MNERKFLFVTCVNDEAMYARCLKHLDQLTVPDGYALERLPIRRAASMAAGYNAALANDAKYKIYLHQDVFVLRPSFLHDLLTLFQGNEALGLLGMVGCKQLPPNGMWWAGNDLFGKVIGYQRDTYYHHKFREVRGSWESVAAVDGLLMATQYDVPWRDDIFTGFHFYDVSQAQEFINRGFAVGVPQQRDPWCLHYHKNHQLDHVYHQYRQLFIEHYRS
- a CDS encoding DUF1360 domain-containing protein, whose amino-acid sequence is MLDISWLHLTVLVLASFRLTHLIVFDEITSFLRAPFLSVTYEPDDTGQIVRKIDIKGRGWRYKVGLILSCHWCVGVWSSLFTVALYALLPASFPLLVVLAVAGAAAVIESRLYPT
- a CDS encoding class I SAM-dependent methyltransferase — protein: MSKQSDIGLNLYEQKNKYYYSGSNPLILKRIKPGATTVLDVGCAEGNLGAAIRKQGVRVYGLELFPAAAEEAAKKLDHVLCGDIETIDLPYKEQQFDHITFGDVLEHLKDPWAVLRKVKPFLKPSGSIVACIPNVGHVSIIAELLAGNWTYVEAGLLDQTHYRFFTLNGVKELFRAAGYQLTDIERIPQSTPVYDHLLHYLEAVRQTFHLGSAQFPVEAKTFQYVVEAIKGADG